From a region of the Myroides sp. JBRI-B21084 genome:
- a CDS encoding S1 family peptidase codes for MFSKAYQTATQFTHPLVVSTRFYDKTIETGLGAFIIINSDGWLLTAAHNLTTLLTHQKHAEEINEFNLRTKQLEKDNLANNYQTYAVPNAKWITNFSIFFSGHPINILEYHIYKENDIALLRVDKTAVKDQKIFPTFINPSTITPGTSLMKLGYPFIEAKATFNEQSNTFELPLNFFPIPFFPIDGIYTRNINQGKTADQSMDILFLETSSPGLKGQSGGPICDTNGTIYAIQSQNLTFPLGYKGSIIINNQIIEENQFLNVGIGVHPQIIVDLLNKHQIKYDMV; via the coding sequence ATGTTTTCAAAAGCATATCAAACAGCAACACAATTTACGCATCCTTTGGTTGTAAGTACTCGATTTTATGATAAAACCATAGAAACCGGCTTAGGTGCTTTTATAATTATAAATAGCGATGGTTGGCTTTTAACTGCTGCACACAACCTTACTACATTACTTACGCACCAAAAACACGCAGAAGAAATAAATGAGTTTAATTTAAGAACCAAACAGCTTGAAAAAGACAATTTAGCAAACAATTATCAAACTTATGCAGTTCCTAACGCAAAATGGATTACTAATTTTTCTATTTTTTTTTCAGGGCATCCAATTAATATTTTAGAATACCATATTTATAAAGAAAACGATATTGCGTTACTAAGGGTAGATAAAACAGCTGTTAAAGACCAAAAGATTTTTCCAACATTTATTAATCCATCAACAATAACTCCTGGTACAAGTTTAATGAAATTAGGGTATCCTTTTATAGAGGCCAAAGCAACATTTAACGAACAATCTAATACCTTTGAATTACCCTTAAATTTTTTCCCGATACCATTTTTTCCAATTGATGGCATTTACACCCGAAACATCAATCAAGGTAAAACAGCAGATCAAAGTATGGATATATTGTTTTTAGAAACATCTTCACCGGGATTAAAAGGTCAAAGTGGCGGACCTATTTGCGATACAAACGGAACTATTTATGCTATACAGTCGCAAAATTTAACTTTTCCGTTGGGTTATAAAGGATCAATTATAATAAACAACCAAATTATAGAAGAAAATCAATTTTTAAATGTAGGTATTGG